DNA sequence from the Actinacidiphila yeochonensis CN732 genome:
GTCCACGGCGAGGTCGACGTGGCCCTCCTCCAGTGCGATGGAGGTGAAGGCGTCCATCAACGCGGCGTGCCGCTGCCGCAGTCGCTCGGGGCTCGGGAAGACCCAGTTGCTCACCGGATCGGCGGAGAACCCCTGGTCGAGCAGGCGGACCACCTCACCGCGGTCCTCCTCGCCGGCCCTGCGTATCGCCACACCCATCGTGTCCGTCCTCCGCTCCGACCGGGCTCCGGGCCCAACTGGCCTGGCGTCCGGGGTGGTTGTCGACTCCTGTTGTCGAATCCTGTTGTCGAATCCTGTTGTCGAATCCTGTGCAGGAGGTTGGCAGCCTAGACCGTCAGCCCTCCCCGCGTACGGGCCTCCAGGGCCCGGAGGACCGCGACCATGTCGTCCTCGCCGTGGCCGAGCCGGACGGTCTCCTCGAAGAGCGCGTGGCACTCGTCGAGCAGCGGGGAGGCGGCCCCGGCCGCCCTGGCCGCCTCGGCGATCAGCCGGTTGTTCTTCAGCACGTCGGCCGCGGCGGCCTGCGCGGAGAAGTCCCCGTCGCGCAGCTTCGGCGCCTTCATCCGGGAGACACCGCTGGCCATCGGACCGGCGTCCAGCACCGCGAGAAGGCGTTCACGGCCCAGGCCGTGCGCGTCGGCGAAGTGGACGGCCTCAGCGAGGCCCGTGACGGTGGTGATGAGGAAGAGGTTGACGGCGAGCTTCATCAGCAGCGCACCCGGGGCCGGCCCGCAGGCGAACACCTCGTGGCACATCGGCCGAAGCATCGGCCGGACCTCGGCGACGGCGTCCTCCTCGCCCGCGAGCATCGCGACCAGTCGGCCCTGCTCGGCCGGGATCCGCGAGCCGGAGACGGGCGCCTCCACGTAACGGCCCCCGGCCGCGCGGATCTCGGCGTCCAGCGCGACGGAGTACGGCGGCCGGACGGTGCCTGCCTGCACGACGGTGCGACCCGCCACGCGGCGGGCGAACTCCTCCGTGCCACGGGCGAGTACGGTGTCGACGGCGGCTTCGTCGGCCAGCATCAGGAAGACGGTGGCGCAACGGCTGAAGACCTCGCCGGGGTCCGCGGCCACGCTCGCACCGGCTGCCAGCAGCGGTGCGCACTTGGCCGCTGTACGGTTCCACACCACCAACGGGGTCCCCGCGCGGGCCAGGTTGAGCGCCATCGGCCCACCCATGATGCCCAGGCCCACGAACCCTGCGGCCGAACGCTCCGTACGGGCCGCCGCGGAGATCTCCCTCCGGCTCCGGGGGGCGTCGGACGCTGGCGTCGAGTCCGGCTCCGCCCCGGGCGTTCGGCGAGGGTCCGCGTCCCGGCGGTCCCCGTCCCGGCGCTCCCCGTCCCGGCGGTCCGTGTCCCGGCCCTTTCGGATCCCCTCCCCCGGCCGGGCGCCGCCTGGTGCCACGCCCGCATCCGTACGCGCGTCTTCGTCCACGCCTCCGCCTTCCACGAGCCCTCATACCCCCTCGGCCGCACCCACGTCCTGGGACGGTCCCTCGGCAAGGGCACACTCCTGCCGTGCGCTTCGGTGCCGCGTTTGGGTGGCGTCTTTGCGCACCGGCTATGCGCTGCGGCTTCCCGTGCCGGGCTTGCCGGGCGGCCCTGCCGGTCTGACCGATGCGGTCGGACGCGTTGCAGTCGGACGCCACCCGCCCTTGCCGAGCTATGACGGCCGTCATAATACTGTGGCTATGACGAACGTCATAGCCACGTCCCGCCCATCGGCCCGTCGGCCCGTCGGCCCGGCAAAACTCGTCACCACGGCCACCACGGCCACCACGGCCCGGGACGTCCGGGACACGACTGCCCGCTACGTCACCGCAGGCGTCGCGGTCACCGTAGCGAGCGTGGTCACCGCAGCGAGCGCGGTCGACGGTCCGGGGATACGGCAGGAGACGCAGGAACCCGCCGAACGACGCACCCCGACAGGTCACGGCCGGCAGGTGTCAACGGGCCGCCGACGGTGATCCGCACCGGGCCGGCCGACAGCGCCCACGACGCCCCGGTGGGCTGGTTCATCGACACCGTGCGCCCGGACGACGGCCCCGCTCTCGCCACCCTCTCCCCGGGATGCTCCGCCGAGACGGTCCGCTCCCGTTTCTTCACCCGCGTCGCCACGCTTCCCACCGCCTGCCTGGCAGCGGTACTGACCGCCGCCTGGGACCCGACGGCGCCGCACGTACCGTCGACGGCATCACCGCCGTCTATAAGCTGACGTGAAACCGGCTCACTCAGCTGCCCCGGAACAGGGCGGCGCGCGGACCGGCACACCCGACACGGGCCGCGGCCCCAGCTCCCTGAGCCGACTGCCCCGGGCCCGCTGTCCGGCGCCTCCGACCACTGCCACCCGGCAACCGCGGACACCCGCCACCCGCCACCCGCCACCCGCAAGGAGGATTCGTGCCTGCCCCTGGAAAGGACGTACGGCCGGCCGGCGACGACCCGGCGTCCGACGCCGGGTGTCCACCGCCCGCCCTCCCCCGGCCGAACGGCGGGCCCCCTCCGCGGAAGCGTGAGTACGGGCCACGCGAGCGGATGGTCTTCAGCGCCGCCCAGCTGATCCGGCGGGACGGCGTCGGCCCCACGGGGATGCGCGAGGTAGCCGCCCACGCGGGCGCGCCACGCGGGTCCCTGCAGCACTACTTCCCAGGCGGGAAGGAGCAACTGGTCAACGAGGCAGTGGCCTGGGCCGGCCGGTACGCGGGCCGACGGGTGGCGCGCCTCCTCGCGGGCATGGCGTCCCCCACGCCGAGCGCCCTGTTCTCGGCGATGGTCCAGCAGTGGGCCGACGAGTACGAAAGCCCGGAAGGGCCCGCCGGCTGCCCTGTAGCGGCCGCCACTGTGGACTGTGCGCAGTCCGCCGACTCCACCCGGGCCGCCGCTGCGGCAGCGTTCACCACCTGGCGCGAACCGGTCGCCGAGGCTCTCACCTCCCTGGGCGTTGAGGCGCCCAGGGCTGAGGCACTGGCTGTCCTCATGCTCAGCGCGATCGAGGGCGCCATCATCCTCGCCCGCGCCGAACACGACCCAGGACCGCTGCACACCGTCGCGCGCGAACTCGGTCCGCTGCTGGACAGCCACGTCACCCGAGCCAACGTCCCGGAGTAGACACGCAGGGCCGTTTCCCGCCAACCCGGCACACCAGTGCTCCAGGAGGTGCCCGGGGGCGCAGCCGTTCGTGCCATTGCCAGGACTCGCGCGACCGTCCGAACCGTCAGAGCGCTGTCCAAGCCGCCAAGACGGACCAGGCCACCCGGACCACCCAAGACGCCAGGACGCCAGACGCCCGGACCGCCCAAGGCCACGGGCCGGTACCTGCCCCTTGGCCGTGAGCCGCCGTCCATTTCCCGTACCGTGGCCAGGCCGCGGACCGCCGCACCCGCCCGCCTGGTGCCTGTCCCGTCACCCCTTTGGCTCGCCTATCAGCCCACTCCACCGGTCCGCCGTTCAGTCCGCCTGCTCAGCCTCCCCTCGCACCACCACGACCGGGCAGGCCGCGTGCAGCGTCACCGTGTGGCTGACCGAGCCGAGCAGCGTGGCTCGGAAGGTTCCGAGACCCCGCGCTCCGACGACCACCAGCTCCGCGCCCTCGGCCCGGTCGAGGACGACCTGCGTGGGGTTGCCCATGGCGGTCACCGGGGTGACCGCAGCCGCCCGGTCCCGGGGCAGCGCCTGGTCGATCGCCTGTATGAGGGTCTCCGTGGCGATGGCTCCGATGTCGAGGTCCTCGGGCAGCCCTGGAACGGCACCCGCCCAGCCGAAGGAGGCGGGCATCTCCCAGGCCATGACAGCCTCCACCGCCGCGCCGGTCAGCTGGGCCTGGCGGTCGGCCCAGCGCAGTGCGTGGAGGGAGGGCTCGGAACCGTCGACGCCCACGACGATCCGTCCGTGGGCCATCGCCGACTCGCTGGTCGGCGCGGTCGCGGGTTCCCCGACGGAATCGGCTGCCGGCTCAGACATGAGGCTGACTCCTTTGCTCCGTGCTGCTTCTTTCCGTGCTGCTGTTTCCGTACTGCTTCTTCGATCCGATCCGGCTGCGTCGCCGCTTGCCTCTGGCCTGTGGTGTTCGCTCGCTCTCCTTCACGGTCTTCGCGGTCTTCGCTGTCTTTTTGGCTCCGCTTCGATCTCCGCCGCTTTCACCGCGCCCGTGCGCGCTCACCCGCGCACGCCCGCCCACGCGCACACGCTCGCCCGCACACGCACGTTTCCGCCCACCGCGCACGGCCGCCAGCGTTTCCGTATGGGCACGAACCACCCGCGGGCCCCGTACGCCAAAACACTAGGCGAAACGGAAATACCGCGCATGACCGCCTGTGGATAACTTCGCCCGCACCCGCTCTCACCAGCGCCGAACCTGACCGCGAGGCCCTGGTCCGAGCGGACGGGGCCAAGCGGACGGGGCCAAGCGGACGGGGCCCTGGCGATCAGCACCGCCGGACGGCGGAACCAGCCCGACGCGGGGGACTTCCGCACGGACAGATCTGGCCGGGCATCGCCAGAGTTATCCACAGGCCGCGCCGGGGGCCTCACAGGATGTGGGTGCGGCGGAGCATCATGGTGGACATGAACGAGATCACCGGGTCCGTCGTCGGGTCCATGTCGGAAGCCGGCTCCATGCCGGCGTGGGAGATGCGCTTCCGCGCGCCGCGGGTCGGGCTGCCGGAGTGGGCCGAGGACGCCCCGGACCACAGCCTGTTCGTATCGAACCTCACGGGCACGTACGAGCTGTACGCGTGGGACCGCGCCACCGGCAGTCGCCGTCAGGCCACCGACCGGCCGAACGGCACCACCGACGGCACGCTGAGCCGTGACGGCGCCTGGATCTGGTGGTTCTCCGACACGGACGGCGACGAGTTCGGCGTGTGGATGAAGCAGCCCTTCACGGGCGGGGAGGACGTCCCGGCCGCGCCCGGGCTCGCCCCCTCCTATTCGGCCGGGCTGGCCCTGGGCCCGGGCGGCCTGGCCGCCGTCGGCCAGGCCACGGACGAGGAGGGCACCACCGTCCACGTGGTCCGGCCGGACGGCACGTCGTACGAGGTCTACCGCCACCTGGAGTCCGCCGGCGTCGGGGACCTCTCGGAGGACGGCTCCCTGCTGGTCATCGAGCACACCGAGCACGGGGACGCACGCAACAGCGCTCTGCGCGTGGTCCGGGTCGCCGACGGCACCACCGTCGCCGAGTTGGACGACACCGAGGGCGGCAAGCGCGAGCTGGGGCTGGACTGCCTCGGGTTCGCTCCGGTCCCCGGCGACCCCCGGCTTCTCGTCGGCCACCAGCGGTCCGACCGCTGGCTGCCGATGGTCTGGGACGTCGCCAGCGGGGAGGAGACCGCGCTGGACATCGACCTGCCCGGTGACGTCCACGCGGAGTGGTACCCGGACGGCACCGCGCTCCTCATCGCGCACGACGTCCACGCGCGCAGCGAGCTCTTCCGCTACGACCTCGCCGCCCGCACCCTCACCCGGCTGGACACCCCCGCAGGGTCGGTCGGCGGCGCCACCGCCCGCCCGGACGGCACCGTGGAGTACCTGTGGTCGTCGGCCGAGCACCCGCCAGCGGTCCGCTCCACCACCGGCGCGGTCGTACTTGAGGCACCGGGGCTGCGCGCCCCCGACTCCGTGCCGGTGCGCGACGTGTGGGTCGACGGACCGGGCGGGCCGGTACACGCCCTGGTGCAGCGTCCGGCCGACGCCGGGGCAGGCCCACTGCCCACGGTCTTCGAGATCCACGGTGGCCCGACCTGGCACGACTCCGACTCCTTCGCCGCCGGCCCGGCCGCCTGGCTCGACCACGGCTTCGCGGTCGTGCGGGTCAACTACCGGGGCTCCACCGGGTACGGCCGGGACTGGACCAACGCGCTCAAGCACCGGGTCGGCCTGATCGAGCTGGAGGACATCACGGCGGTCCGCGAATGGGCGGTCTCCTCCGGCCTGGCCGACCCCGCGCGGCTGGTCCTCACCGGTGGTTCCTGGGGCGGTTACCTGACGCTCCTCGGCCTGGGCACCCAGCCCGACGCGTGGGCGGTGGGCGTTGCCGCCGTCCCGGTGGCGGACTACGCCACGGCCTACGCCGACGAGATGGAGCCGCTCAAGGCCCTGGACCGCGCGCTCTTCGGCGGTTCGCCGGAGGAGGTGCCCGAGCGGTTCGAGGCGTCGTCCCCGATCACCTATGTCGAGCAGGTCAAGGCGCCCGTGTACATCAGCGCCGGCACCAACGACCCGCGCTGCCCGATACGCCAGATCGACAACTACGTCGACCGCCTGCGGTCCCTGGACAAGTCGCACGAGGTCTACCGCTACGACGCCGGCCACGGCTCGCTGGTGGTGGAGGAGCGGATCAAGCAGGTCCGCCTGGAGCTGGCCTTCGCACTGCGCCACATAGGCGACTGACCACCGGTGCCCGGACCGGCCCGGCGCGGGCGGCGGTGCCCTGGCGGGCACGCGGCCCCTGCCGCGGGCACCACCGGGTCTCCTCAGGCTGCGGGCCCATCACCGCCCGATGGGTTCGCGGCACCTGGGCGGGCCGCCCCGGCCGAAACGTCCGGTCCACCCGCGGAGCTCACCACCGCGGGCACCGGGCCAGGCCGCGCCAGCCAGGCGCGGCGACCGCCGGAGGCTGGTCCGGGCCCTCCCGGAGGCCCCCGGAAGCAACCGCGTAAGGAACAGGTGCAGGGACAGAAGCAGAGCTGAGGCCACCCGGTCAGCCAGGAAGGGCCCCGAGGCCCTGGCCTGCGCCGCCGCGCCGGCCACGCGCGGCGGCGCAGGCCTAAGGGCCGAGGCAGTGAGGGCAGGACGGGAACGGGGAGAAGCTCTGCGTCAGCCGGCGTGGGCGGCGGCCGCGGCGTCACGGTCCGAATCAGAGTCCGGGTCCGAGTCCGGGTTTGGCTCCGACTCCCCACGCACCTGGGCGGAGTCCCGGCCGGCTCCGTCCGAGTCACCGCCCGACCCGTCACCATCCTCGTCCGCGAGGAGGCCGAGCTCCGCGTCCGCCCGCGCCTCGGCCTCACGCCGGACGAAGCGGAACCACATGAAGACCACGAAACCGGCGAAGACGAACCACTGCCCGGTGTAGCCGAGGTTCTGGAACGCCTTCAGGTCCAGGCCGCTGTCGGGCAAGGCGGCAGGCGGCACCGCCTTGAGCGGTGCCAACGGATGGGCTGCGGTGATCCAGCCGTTGTAGACGGAGTAGGGAAGGAGGTTCACGAGAGAGGCACTGCTGATCATGCCGAGCTGGTCGGCGGGCAGTCCGCCGCTGGTGTCCACGCCGGTGGTGTCGGTCGTCTCGGGGTACTGCAGGGCCCCGACGACGGTGACCTGCCCGGCGGGCACAGCGGGTACGGCGCCGGCGTGACGGTTGGCCGGAGCTGTTCCGGGCAGCCAGCCGCGGACCACGGGCAGAGCGGCGCCGCTGTCCACCCGGAGCGGGGTCAGCACGTAGTAGCCGTCCCGCCCGTCAAGGGTGCGGTGGGGTACGAGGAGCTGGTGGGCGCCGTCGTAGTGGCCGGTGACGCTGACGACGCGCCCTGAGTCGGCGTCCTTGAGCTGTGCGTCGGCGGAGGGCAGGGCACGGGCGAGCGGTACCGGGGGTGCCTCGGCGGTCTTGGCCGCCTCGTGCTGGGCGGTGCGGTGGTCGCTGACCCGCGACTCGAAGCGGCTCAGCTGCCAGCTCCCCATGAACACGCACACCGGAACAGCCAGCAGCGCGAGCAGGCTCACCGCGAGCCAGCGTGGGGTGAGCAGGAAGCGGTACACGCTTCCACGGTACGGGGCGTTCCCAGCGTCCCCTCACCCGCCCCCGGCACGCCTTGGCTGTTCCAGCTCAAGCCCTGTCTCCCCCTGGAAACGGCTCGGCTCGGCAGCCCCCGCGGAGTGCCGCCGCTCCACGCCCCGGGGTCGGGTCTCCGCCGGGCCAGGGGTGCCGGGACTCCCGCCCAGGCGCTCCGGCGCTGGCGCCTCCATCGGTCGCCGCGAACCGGTCCAGCACCGGTCCAGCACCGGTCCGGACCGGGGATGGCACAGTCATGCCCGGTCCGGCACCGGGGATGGCACAGTCAGGCCACGCCACGCCACCGCGCGGGGCGGCGCGGTGGCGCGCCCTGAGCGACGGCCGGGCTCCGGCCGCGAGGACGGCCTCCCCCCGTCCTGGCTCCTACGGGGTCGAGCCAGCGGTCACGGGGGCGGCGAGCTCGGAGGTCGTGTAGACCCTGCCGGCGCAGACGTTCTGGATCACCGGGCCGGCGACGAGGGGGCCACCCGCAGCAGGAGTGTGGTCGAGCTGGACGCTGCCGGCGGCGGTGCTGGGAGCGGTGTCGGTGGCCTGCTCGCCGACACCGTCGCTGCTGCTGCTGGTGCTGGCACCCTGCTGGTCGGCTTCGCCGGTGGGTGTGGCCGTCGGCGTGTCCGTGGGGGTGGCGGGGGGAGTGGTCGCAGTGACGCAGCCTCCCGGACCGCCGCTGTCCGGAACCCAGGCGAAGGCGACTTCGTAATCCTGGCCCGGCATGAGTTCGACGGACCTGGCCGTCACGGTCGGCAGTCCGGGGGCCGGGTCGCCGGCCGTGTGCGGGAGCACCTGCACGGCCACCGGGGCGGCGGGGTCCTGGACCACGGCCTCGATCGTCCCGGACGCCTCGACGACGCAGGCCGTGGTGGAGACGTTGGCGACACGGAACCAGCCGTAGACGCGGCCAGCGGCGTCCGGAGCGGCGGCGGAACCGGCGCCCTGGCCGAGCTGGCCGCTGGTACACACGGCAAGCGGCGGGACGGTCTCGCTCGGGGAGGCGGACTGGTTGTCGCTGGAACCCGGGTGGACGCTGCCGGAGCCGCGCTTGGTGGTCGGGGACTGACGCGACGGCGAGGTGCCCGCAGTGCTGGTCGGCGGGCTCGTGGTGTTCGGCGGCACGGGAAGCGAGGCGCCCGGACCTGCGGGCGAGGCGTTCGTACGATCCCCGGTCCGGGCCGCGTGGACCACGGCCGGCACGGCGGTCCCCACCAGCAGAACCGCGGCCGCCGCACCGAACGCGACCTGGCGGCGGCGCTGGCGGCGCAGCGGGACCGCCTTGCTCAGGTGCGCCAGAGCGTCCGGTGAACCGCGCAGGCCGCCGACAGCCTGGTGCATGAGGGCGCGGACGGCCTCCTCGTCGGCGGAGAGGTCTTCGAAGACGTCCAGGTCGTCGATGCCGTCCAGGTCGTCGATGCCGTCCAGGTCCTCGATGCCGTTGATGCCGTCGGGGCCGTCCGGTCCCCCCGGGCTCCCGGGGCCGTGTCGGCGCTCCAGTCCGTCCAGTCCGTCCAGTCCGTCCAGGTGGTCCAGATGGCCCAGGCGGGTGACGCCTGCGAAGGACCCACCGTCCGGGAACGGCCCAGCGGCATCGCGATCGTCGAGAACCTCACGCATGTCGCCGATCTCGCGAGGATCGCCGATCTCACGCGGATCGCGAACATCGCGGATGTCGTCGGACCCGGGACTGTTCGCTGCGGCCGAGAGAGCTTCGGGCACGACGGCCGCGGTGCCGGCGTCATGGGGGGCGGAGGGCGAGGGGGCCGGGGAAGCGGAGCTCGCGGGGGAAGAACCGGAGCCGGCTGCGGCGGCCTCATGCGCCTGCTCGTGAGACTCGCCGGACTCGCCGAGGTCGCGCGGGGCGCGGGAAGGGGTCTTCTCGTCCATACCGTCTGCGTCCTCGTAGGAGTCGGGGCGGGTCATGTCGTCGCCTTCATCGCGACGCGCAGGGCGGCCAGCCCCCGGGAACCGAAGGCCTTGACCGATCCGACGGAGATGCCGAGGGTCTCGGCGACCTGGGCCTCGGTCATGTCGGCGAAGTAGCGCAGCACCAGCACCTCGCGCTGCCGCCGCTGCAACCTGCGCATCGCGGCCTTCAGCTGGTCGCGTTCCAGCAGCTCGTACGCGCCCTCCTCCGCACTGGCCATGTCGGGCATCGGCTTGGCCAGCAGCTTCATGCTGAGGATGCGCCGCCGCAGCGCCGAACGGGACAGGTTCACGACGGTCTGCCGCAGATAGGCGAGCGTCTTGTCGGGGTCCCGGACCCGCTTGCGCGCGGAGTGCACCCGGATGAACGCCTCCTGCACCACGTCCTCGCAGGAGGCGGTGTCGTCCAGCAGCAGGGCCGCCAGTCCCAGCAGCGACCGGTAGTGCGCCTGGTAGGTCTCGGTGAGGTGGTCGACGGTGGTGCCGATCACCTCCGCGGCCTTGCCGTTGTCCCCTTCGGCCGGCTGCTCGGCGCCGACCCGCACCGGCCAGGGCGCGGTCACCGGGAAACCGTTCCCCGCGCCGGGCAGCGCCCCCGTCCGGGCCTCGCCCGTACCGGCTCCGGCCCCGGCTCCGGCCGCCCCGGCCGTCGGGCGGCCACCGCCGCGTGGGCGCGGGATGCGCACGGGTACGGCCCCGCTCCCCTGCCGTCCGAACGCCGACTCGATGCTCCACGCCTCAGCCACGCCTGTTGGACACGCATCCCCCCACGAGGGTTGTACGCGCTGGGTGATGCGTCGGACGGAGTGTGACCTATCCGATCTTTCGCCATGCATACCAGCTCTTCCTCGACGCCCATTGGCGCCGACGGCCCCCTCCGACCGGCGTCACCGGCCGCCCCGGGGCTCCTCCCCAACCGGCCACGTGCCGTGGAACCGGTACTCCCGCAGGTCCACGACAACGCGCTCAAGGCAGAGACGCCCCCCGGCGCCGTTCGGTTGCGGATCACGGGCACCCGGACCGGCA
Encoded proteins:
- a CDS encoding NAD(P)-dependent oxidoreductase — protein: MSAAARTERSAAGFVGLGIMGGPMALNLARAGTPLVVWNRTAAKCAPLLAAGASVAADPGEVFSRCATVFLMLADEAAVDTVLARGTEEFARRVAGRTVVQAGTVRPPYSVALDAEIRAAGGRYVEAPVSGSRIPAEQGRLVAMLAGEEDAVAEVRPMLRPMCHEVFACGPAPGALLMKLAVNLFLITTVTGLAEAVHFADAHGLGRERLLAVLDAGPMASGVSRMKAPKLRDGDFSAQAAAADVLKNNRLIAEAARAAGAASPLLDECHALFEETVRLGHGEDDMVAVLRALEARTRGGLTV
- a CDS encoding TetR/AcrR family transcriptional regulator, with the protein product MVFSAAQLIRRDGVGPTGMREVAAHAGAPRGSLQHYFPGGKEQLVNEAVAWAGRYAGRRVARLLAGMASPTPSALFSAMVQQWADEYESPEGPAGCPVAAATVDCAQSADSTRAAAAAAFTTWREPVAEALTSLGVEAPRAEALAVLMLSAIEGAIILARAEHDPGPLHTVARELGPLLDSHVTRANVPE
- a CDS encoding universal stress protein, whose product is MAHGRIVVGVDGSEPSLHALRWADRQAQLTGAAVEAVMAWEMPASFGWAGAVPGLPEDLDIGAIATETLIQAIDQALPRDRAAAVTPVTAMGNPTQVVLDRAEGAELVVVGARGLGTFRATLLGSVSHTVTLHAACPVVVVRGEAEQAD
- a CDS encoding S9 family peptidase — its product is MVDMNEITGSVVGSMSEAGSMPAWEMRFRAPRVGLPEWAEDAPDHSLFVSNLTGTYELYAWDRATGSRRQATDRPNGTTDGTLSRDGAWIWWFSDTDGDEFGVWMKQPFTGGEDVPAAPGLAPSYSAGLALGPGGLAAVGQATDEEGTTVHVVRPDGTSYEVYRHLESAGVGDLSEDGSLLVIEHTEHGDARNSALRVVRVADGTTVAELDDTEGGKRELGLDCLGFAPVPGDPRLLVGHQRSDRWLPMVWDVASGEETALDIDLPGDVHAEWYPDGTALLIAHDVHARSELFRYDLAARTLTRLDTPAGSVGGATARPDGTVEYLWSSAEHPPAVRSTTGAVVLEAPGLRAPDSVPVRDVWVDGPGGPVHALVQRPADAGAGPLPTVFEIHGGPTWHDSDSFAAGPAAWLDHGFAVVRVNYRGSTGYGRDWTNALKHRVGLIELEDITAVREWAVSSGLADPARLVLTGGSWGGYLTLLGLGTQPDAWAVGVAAVPVADYATAYADEMEPLKALDRALFGGSPEEVPERFEASSPITYVEQVKAPVYISAGTNDPRCPIRQIDNYVDRLRSLDKSHEVYRYDAGHGSLVVEERIKQVRLELAFALRHIGD
- a CDS encoding SURF1 family protein, which translates into the protein MYRFLLTPRWLAVSLLALLAVPVCVFMGSWQLSRFESRVSDHRTAQHEAAKTAEAPPVPLARALPSADAQLKDADSGRVVSVTGHYDGAHQLLVPHRTLDGRDGYYVLTPLRVDSGAALPVVRGWLPGTAPANRHAGAVPAVPAGQVTVVGALQYPETTDTTGVDTSGGLPADQLGMISSASLVNLLPYSVYNGWITAAHPLAPLKAVPPAALPDSGLDLKAFQNLGYTGQWFVFAGFVVFMWFRFVRREAEARADAELGLLADEDGDGSGGDSDGAGRDSAQVRGESEPNPDSDPDSDSDRDAAAAAHAG
- a CDS encoding SigE family RNA polymerase sigma factor, producing the protein MRVGAEQPAEGDNGKAAEVIGTTVDHLTETYQAHYRSLLGLAALLLDDTASCEDVVQEAFIRVHSARKRVRDPDKTLAYLRQTVVNLSRSALRRRILSMKLLAKPMPDMASAEEGAYELLERDQLKAAMRRLQRRQREVLVLRYFADMTEAQVAETLGISVGSVKAFGSRGLAALRVAMKATT